From the Pseudomonas baltica genome, one window contains:
- the sctV gene encoding type III secretion system export apparatus subunit SctV, translating to MMLVARLNALARIAAQRSDVIIVAFMLMAIAMMIIPLPTYLVDSLIGVNIALSVLILVVAFYIHHSVEFSALPPLILLSTLFRLSLSITTTRLILLDGNAGHIVKAFGDFVIAGQVVVGLVVFLIITVAQFVVITKGAERVAEVAARFTLDAMPGKQMSIDNDLRNGDIDQAEARRRRSRLERESQMFGAMDGAMKFVKGDAIAGLVILAVNLLGGMLIGMLERDMPFAQAVHTYSLLTVGDGLIAQIPALLISVAAGTVVTRVNSEGTEHDLGTEIVRQLGTSHRALSLTALILLGVAFLPGFPAAVFLSLAAILGGSAFVLWRRERRTRELALDPVGAPLTGEDASTEGLTTQAEHSTDGLNPADAFPRPLHSRVLLTLGTTLAAEAPPQPLRQRIEALCHDLRGELGIEVPVPDLCIDRQQGVDTYSVELEGVPVREGELPAGHLLLQDDPVHAQLLDLDCLPAPAPLGKEQGQWLPREQQARLDEAGIGYLTTEEVLVALLERTLRRYAADFLGIQETRVLLERVEAEYPELVKEALRTVPLQRVAEAWRQLVAEGVSLRNQRALLEAMVEWGSREADPGRLAEYLRAALARQISHQHADRQRVISAFVLAPALEEQLRNAVRRQDKGREAILPDDLGRALLTQLRGLCGLRQDDDRSVLLSHPELRRALRRLTVRGELELAVLSFRELAGEYNLQAVGTLHPVDTSSRRAGNGGAVTSLASAS from the coding sequence ATGATGCTCGTCGCCCGCCTCAATGCCTTGGCGCGCATCGCCGCGCAACGCAGCGACGTGATCATTGTCGCTTTCATGCTCATGGCCATCGCCATGATGATCATCCCGCTGCCCACCTATCTGGTGGACAGCCTGATCGGCGTCAACATCGCTCTGAGCGTGCTGATTCTGGTCGTTGCGTTTTATATCCATCACTCGGTGGAGTTCTCGGCATTGCCGCCGCTGATTCTGCTCAGCACCTTGTTCCGCCTGTCGCTGTCGATCACCACTACGCGCCTGATCCTGCTGGACGGCAATGCCGGGCACATCGTCAAGGCGTTCGGCGACTTCGTCATCGCCGGCCAGGTGGTGGTCGGCCTGGTGGTGTTTCTGATCATCACCGTGGCGCAGTTCGTGGTCATCACCAAAGGCGCCGAGCGGGTCGCCGAGGTGGCCGCACGCTTCACCCTGGACGCCATGCCCGGCAAGCAGATGAGCATCGACAACGACCTGCGCAACGGCGATATCGACCAGGCCGAGGCCCGTCGCCGGCGTTCGCGCCTTGAGCGCGAAAGCCAGATGTTCGGCGCCATGGACGGTGCCATGAAGTTCGTCAAGGGCGATGCCATCGCCGGTTTGGTGATCCTCGCGGTCAACCTGCTGGGCGGCATGTTGATCGGCATGCTCGAACGCGACATGCCCTTCGCTCAGGCCGTGCACACCTATTCGTTGCTGACCGTCGGCGACGGCCTGATCGCGCAGATTCCGGCGCTGCTGATTTCGGTCGCCGCCGGTACGGTGGTCACCCGGGTCAACAGCGAGGGCACCGAGCACGACCTGGGCACCGAGATCGTCCGCCAGCTGGGCACCAGCCACCGGGCATTGTCGCTGACCGCCTTGATTCTGCTGGGCGTGGCCTTTCTGCCGGGCTTCCCTGCAGCGGTGTTCCTCAGCCTGGCGGCCATACTCGGCGGCTCGGCCTTCGTGCTTTGGCGCCGCGAGCGCCGCACCCGCGAGCTGGCCCTCGATCCTGTGGGAGCACCGCTTACTGGCGAAGACGCCAGCACAGAAGGCCTCACCACGCAGGCCGAACACTCGACCGACGGCCTCAATCCAGCCGATGCGTTCCCACGCCCGCTGCACAGCCGTGTGCTCCTGACACTTGGTACGACCCTGGCCGCCGAAGCGCCGCCGCAACCCCTGCGCCAACGCATCGAAGCGTTGTGCCACGACTTGCGCGGTGAGCTGGGCATCGAGGTGCCTGTCCCTGACCTGTGCATCGATCGCCAACAGGGCGTTGATACCTACAGCGTCGAACTCGAAGGCGTGCCGGTCCGTGAAGGCGAGTTGCCGGCCGGGCACCTGCTGCTGCAGGACGATCCCGTGCATGCGCAATTGCTCGACCTCGACTGCCTGCCAGCACCTGCCCCCCTAGGCAAAGAGCAAGGGCAATGGCTGCCACGCGAACAACAGGCGCGCCTTGACGAGGCTGGCATCGGCTATCTGACCACCGAGGAAGTCCTGGTGGCCCTGCTTGAACGCACCTTGCGTCGTTACGCGGCCGACTTCCTCGGCATCCAGGAAACCCGCGTGTTGCTCGAACGGGTCGAAGCCGAGTACCCGGAGCTGGTCAAGGAGGCGTTGCGTACCGTGCCCTTGCAGCGTGTTGCCGAGGCCTGGCGGCAGTTGGTGGCCGAAGGCGTTTCGCTACGCAATCAACGCGCATTGCTGGAGGCGATGGTCGAGTGGGGCAGCCGCGAAGCCGATCCTGGGCGCTTGGCCGAATACTTGCGCGCGGCCTTGGCGCGGCAGATCAGCCATCAACATGCCGATCGCCAGCGGGTGATCAGCGCCTTCGTGCTGGCGCCTGCCCTGGAAGAACAACTGCGCAATGCCGTGCGCCGCCAGGACAAAGGCCGCGAAGCGATATTGCCCGATGACCTGGGCCGCGCCTTGCTGACCCAACTGCGCGGCCTCTGCGGCCTGCGCCAGGATGACGACCGCAGCGTGCTGCTCAGCCATCCCGAATTGCGCCGTGCACTGCGGCGCCTGACCGTGCGCGGCGAGCTGGAACTGGCGGTGCTGTCGTTCCGCGAACTGGCCGGCGAATACAACCTGCAAGCGGTCGGCACCTTGCATCCCGTCGATACCTCTTCGCGCCGGGCCGGCAATGGCGGCGCAGTCACTAGCCTGGCGAGTGCCTCATGA
- a CDS encoding FHA domain-containing protein has protein sequence MTALISPTSLPRQAAAAASAIQLEITAGLHQGVCLALDLPAYLIGSGAGADLLLSDAGVAAAHLLLRLERGTLAIEARGGDVHVIDAAGRSLRVPMGNGHRAHLPVDLQLGTAQLRLREAAAAKAHTAPLLSRRHGQWLCAALFMGLCAAAFGSFSLQRDHSQMAMRAKAGGAEAPVAVAATNTATVEQAQLWLAEQLQTAQLTRIEIGPRDGGLSAQGSVTPAQRSAWTSVQQAFDRRFGQAIVLHPQVSVSSVPATPRVRFQAVFFGPHPYVISDTGKRLYPGSAVADDWVLERIEADQVILARGTERFTFTL, from the coding sequence ATGACAGCATTGATTTCACCGACTTCGTTACCTCGCCAGGCAGCCGCTGCGGCGAGTGCAATCCAGCTTGAAATAACCGCGGGCCTGCACCAGGGCGTTTGCCTGGCTTTGGATCTGCCGGCGTACCTGATCGGCAGCGGCGCCGGTGCCGACCTGCTGCTCAGCGATGCCGGGGTGGCTGCTGCGCATCTGTTGCTGCGTCTGGAGCGCGGCACCTTGGCAATCGAGGCCCGGGGCGGCGATGTGCACGTTATAGACGCGGCGGGCCGTTCGTTGCGGGTACCCATGGGCAACGGACACCGCGCGCACTTGCCGGTCGACTTGCAGCTTGGCACCGCGCAGCTGCGCCTGCGGGAAGCCGCGGCAGCCAAGGCGCACACCGCGCCATTGCTCTCGCGCCGCCATGGTCAGTGGCTGTGCGCTGCGCTGTTCATGGGCCTGTGCGCGGCGGCGTTCGGCTCGTTCAGCCTGCAGCGCGATCACAGCCAAATGGCAATGCGGGCCAAGGCTGGAGGTGCAGAGGCCCCGGTGGCGGTGGCAGCGACCAACACGGCCACGGTCGAACAGGCGCAGCTTTGGTTGGCCGAACAATTGCAAACCGCGCAGCTGACCCGTATTGAAATCGGTCCGCGCGACGGCGGCCTCAGCGCTCAAGGCAGCGTCACCCCAGCACAGCGCAGCGCCTGGACCAGCGTACAACAGGCCTTCGATCGGCGTTTTGGTCAGGCCATCGTGCTGCATCCGCAGGTGTCCGTCAGCAGCGTGCCGGCGACCCCGCGAGTTCGCTTCCAGGCTGTGTTTTTCGGGCCCCATCCCTATGTGATCAGCGATACCGGCAAGCGTTTGTACCCAGGCTCCGCAGTGGCCGATGACTGGGTGCTGGAGCGCATCGAGGCCGATCAGGTGATCCTCGCGCGCGGCACCGAACGCTTTACCTTCACCCTGTGA
- a CDS encoding biotin-dependent carboxyltransferase family protein, which produces MSILVVRAGLCSTVQDVGRLGYQHLGVPVNGPMDALAHGLANLLVGNTLECSSLEVTLQGPTLRFDSACLLAITGADLGARLDGVPLPPGQAVRIEAGTVLDFGKRVHGARAYLAVQGGYRVPAVLGSRSTFRRGGLGGVQGRELVAGDRLALASSFRNAPRVQIPAALQVDPLSAGERPIRLLPGREWSAFSTEAQRALVDSVYRIGNDSERMGYRLAGAPLTLLAPLELLSEAVPFGTVQVPPSGQPIVLMADRQTTGGYPKIAHVASVDLPLLAQRLPGDSVRFALIDLDQAQALAVRQARLLEAMQG; this is translated from the coding sequence CGGGGTTGTGCAGCACCGTCCAGGATGTCGGCAGGCTGGGCTATCAACACCTCGGCGTGCCGGTCAACGGGCCGATGGATGCCTTGGCCCATGGCCTGGCCAACCTGCTGGTTGGCAACACGCTCGAATGCAGCAGCCTGGAAGTGACGCTCCAGGGGCCGACCTTGCGCTTCGACAGCGCTTGCCTGCTGGCGATCACCGGTGCCGACCTGGGCGCTCGCCTCGATGGCGTGCCGTTGCCACCGGGGCAAGCGGTGAGGATAGAGGCAGGTACGGTGCTGGACTTCGGCAAGCGTGTGCATGGCGCCCGCGCTTATCTGGCCGTGCAGGGCGGCTACCGGGTGCCAGCGGTGCTGGGCAGTCGCAGTACCTTTCGCCGTGGTGGGTTGGGCGGCGTACAAGGCCGCGAGTTGGTAGCGGGTGACAGGCTGGCGTTGGCGTCGAGTTTTCGCAACGCGCCACGGGTGCAGATTCCGGCGGCGCTGCAGGTCGATCCGCTGAGTGCCGGCGAGCGGCCGATACGCCTCCTGCCGGGGCGTGAATGGTCGGCGTTCAGCACCGAGGCGCAGCGGGCGCTGGTCGATAGCGTCTATCGCATTGGCAACGACTCGGAACGCATGGGCTATCGCCTGGCTGGGGCGCCGCTGACGTTGCTGGCGCCACTGGAACTGCTCTCCGAGGCGGTGCCCTTCGGGACAGTGCAGGTACCTCCCAGTGGTCAGCCGATCGTGTTGATGGCCGACCGGCAAACCACCGGCGGCTACCCGAAGATCGCTCATGTCGCCAGTGTCGACTTGCCGTTGCTGGCGCAGCGCTTGCCGGGGGACAGCGTGCGTTTTGCCTTGATCGACCTTGATCAGGCTCAGGCGTTGGCGGTGCGACAGGCGCGGTTGCTGGAAGCGATGCAGGGGTGA
- a CDS encoding type III secretion protein, with the protein MSTSPPRQSDRRDSIELLKGMGQRYRRSGQAQRALVMLLIAAHLAPDDGPLLHSLALAFTDSGDSARALAALDRLQRLEGESAPLLLLRSRALWRAAQRDEARQCFKHYLALRKVAA; encoded by the coding sequence ATGAGCACCTCCCCACCGCGACAAAGCGATCGCCGCGACAGCATCGAGTTGCTCAAGGGCATGGGCCAGCGCTACCGCCGCAGCGGTCAGGCGCAGCGGGCGCTGGTGATGCTGTTGATCGCCGCCCACTTGGCCCCGGACGACGGGCCACTGCTGCACAGCCTGGCACTGGCCTTTACCGACAGCGGTGACAGCGCACGGGCACTCGCCGCACTGGATCGTCTGCAGCGGTTGGAGGGCGAGTCGGCGCCGCTGTTGCTGTTGCGCAGCCGCGCGTTGTGGCGAGCCGCCCAGCGTGATGAAGCACGGCAATGCTTCAAGCATTACCTGGCCTTGCGCAAGGTGGCGGCATGA